Proteins from a single region of Candidatus Puniceispirillum marinum IMCC1322:
- a CDS encoding heme ABC transporter permease — translation MFDFLANPTRFMRIADWLFRPLLLITAVTMAYGLYLGLFASPPDYQQGETVRIIYIHVPAAWLALFGYVGLGLCGLFYIVWRHPLADIAARAIAPVGAMFAFLTLVTGALWGKPMWGAWWVWDARLTSMLILFFFYLGVIALANGFDRPERGSRPAALLALVGLINVPIVKFSVDWWHTLHQPASILRSGGPAIDPSMLTPLILMLIACHGYFALVVIMRMRALITARRIATLALKRLGNNGGIS, via the coding sequence ATGTTTGATTTTCTGGCAAATCCGACGCGTTTTATGCGCATCGCCGACTGGCTGTTTCGCCCGCTGTTATTGATAACAGCGGTGACGATGGCCTATGGGCTGTATCTGGGATTATTTGCCTCGCCGCCCGATTACCAGCAAGGCGAAACCGTGCGGATCATCTATATCCATGTGCCCGCTGCATGGCTGGCTTTGTTTGGCTATGTTGGGCTGGGATTATGCGGCCTGTTCTATATCGTCTGGCGGCATCCACTGGCAGATATTGCGGCGCGTGCGATAGCGCCTGTTGGGGCGATGTTTGCCTTTCTGACACTGGTTACCGGTGCCTTATGGGGTAAGCCCATGTGGGGCGCATGGTGGGTCTGGGATGCACGATTGACCTCGATGCTGATTCTGTTTTTCTTCTATCTGGGCGTGATCGCATTGGCGAATGGCTTTGACCGCCCTGAGCGCGGTAGTCGCCCCGCCGCCTTGCTGGCGCTGGTTGGGTTGATCAATGTGCCGATTGTTAAATTTTCGGTTGATTGGTGGCATACATTGCATCAACCTGCCAGCATCCTGCGCAGTGGTGGCCCCGCCATTGATCCGTCAATGCTGACGCCGCTTATTCTGATGCTGATTGCCTGTCATGGCTATTTTGCTCTGGTCGTTATTATGCGGATGCGGGCGCTGATCACCGCACGGCGTATCGCCACGCTTGCCTTAAAGCGCCTTGGCAATAATGGTGGCATATCATGA
- the ccmD gene encoding heme exporter protein CcmD — MNSLFEMVQFGGFIWASYAIAALALMWMFVASWARARTLAKKLRAMMQEDASDNNDNDKIT, encoded by the coding sequence ATGAACAGCCTATTCGAAATGGTACAATTTGGCGGGTTTATCTGGGCCAGCTATGCGATTGCCGCGCTGGCACTTATGTGGATGTTTGTGGCAAGCTGGGCAAGGGCAAGAACGCTTGCTAAAAAACTGCGCGCAATGATGCAAGAAGATGCCAGTGATAACAACGATAATGACAAGATCACATAA
- a CDS encoding ASKHA domain-containing protein has protein sequence MSTDPTVADVPDANLNGKTDIKVVFTPSGRQAKVAQGTTVLQAARELGVDIDSVCGGRAMCGRCQINVGTGEFAKHGIVSGAGSLGAVTAVETRYADKRGLADGRRLSCQSVLLADAVIDVPPESQVHNQLVRKAADERQIEMDPVVRLCLVEVREPDMHEPSGDFRRLAEALAKQWPDRVSGEITCDLHILQQLQPVLREGKWHVTVALRDGCHITGIWPGLKENVVGVAIDVGSTTMSAHLCDMATGAVLASTGAMNPQIRFGEDLMSRVSYGIMNPDGPAEMTKAVIAGLQQLIDGAAEQAGMSSDDVIEIVLVGNPVMHHLLLGIDPLELGGAPFALAVDSALSLKASDLGLALNQGARAYILPCIAGHVGADAAGVVLAEAPQKTDKMTLLIDVGTNAEIVVGNRDRLLAASSPTGPAFEGAQISSGQRAAPGAIERVRIDPVTLEPRFCVIGVDQWSDEDGFDEAVKSTGITGICGSGIIEILGEMYLSGIITMDGVIDGGKALISPRIEADDRTFRYRVSDNVTVTQNDVRAIQLAKAALYAGFRLLMDKININHIDKVVLAGAFGTHIDPKYAMVLGMIPDCELENVRAAGNSAGAGARMALLNKGARAEIEQTVRNIEKIETAIEPSFQDHFVKAMAIPHKSDPYAKLSAMVPLPERILTAQDAPALEGGRRRGGRRRSS, from the coding sequence ATGAGCACAGATCCAACCGTCGCCGATGTCCCCGATGCAAACCTGAACGGCAAAACTGATATCAAAGTTGTTTTCACGCCATCAGGCCGTCAGGCTAAAGTCGCGCAGGGAACAACTGTGCTGCAGGCCGCGCGCGAACTTGGTGTTGATATAGACTCTGTTTGTGGTGGCCGGGCGATGTGTGGACGGTGCCAGATTAATGTTGGTACTGGTGAATTTGCGAAACATGGTATCGTCTCAGGGGCTGGAAGTCTTGGTGCGGTAACGGCGGTTGAAACCCGTTATGCGGATAAACGCGGTCTGGCTGATGGTCGGCGGCTATCATGTCAGTCTGTCCTGCTTGCCGATGCGGTGATCGATGTGCCACCTGAAAGCCAGGTGCATAACCAGCTTGTTCGCAAGGCGGCGGATGAACGTCAGATCGAAATGGATCCAGTTGTGCGGCTATGCCTTGTCGAGGTGCGCGAACCCGATATGCATGAACCATCTGGTGATTTTCGTCGTCTGGCCGAAGCTTTGGCAAAGCAATGGCCAGATCGTGTATCAGGTGAAATCACCTGTGATTTACATATCCTTCAGCAGTTACAGCCTGTTCTGCGCGAGGGCAAATGGCATGTGACCGTTGCCTTGCGTGATGGCTGTCACATAACAGGCATCTGGCCGGGGCTGAAAGAAAATGTCGTTGGCGTCGCTATCGATGTGGGCTCGACAACCATGTCGGCGCATCTTTGCGATATGGCAACGGGCGCGGTACTTGCCTCAACGGGCGCGATGAATCCGCAAATTCGGTTTGGCGAAGATCTTATGAGTCGGGTGTCTTATGGCATTATGAATCCTGATGGGCCTGCTGAAATGACCAAGGCTGTCATCGCAGGCTTGCAGCAGCTGATTGATGGTGCCGCCGAACAGGCTGGCATGTCGAGTGATGACGTGATCGAAATTGTTCTGGTCGGTAATCCGGTTATGCACCACCTGCTTTTGGGCATTGATCCGCTAGAGCTTGGCGGTGCCCCCTTTGCACTGGCTGTTGATAGCGCCCTCAGTCTGAAAGCCAGCGACCTTGGCCTTGCTTTGAACCAGGGCGCACGCGCCTATATCCTGCCATGTATTGCTGGGCATGTTGGGGCTGATGCCGCCGGTGTCGTGCTTGCCGAAGCGCCGCAGAAAACCGATAAAATGACATTGCTTATTGATGTGGGCACCAATGCCGAGATTGTCGTTGGTAATCGTGACCGGCTTCTGGCCGCATCCTCGCCAACAGGGCCTGCCTTTGAAGGGGCGCAGATTTCATCTGGCCAGCGTGCGGCTCCCGGGGCGATCGAGCGGGTGCGTATTGATCCGGTAACGCTGGAGCCGCGCTTTTGCGTTATCGGCGTTGACCAATGGTCGGATGAAGATGGCTTTGACGAAGCGGTAAAATCCACTGGCATTACCGGCATATGCGGATCGGGAATCATTGAAATTCTGGGTGAAATGTATTTATCCGGCATCATCACGATGGATGGTGTGATTGATGGTGGCAAAGCTTTGATCAGCCCGCGCATTGAGGCTGATGACCGTACATTCCGCTATCGTGTCAGCGACAATGTAACCGTCACCCAGAATGATGTACGCGCGATCCAGCTGGCCAAAGCCGCGCTATATGCTGGTTTCCGTTTATTGATGGATAAGATCAATATCAACCATATCGACAAGGTTGTGCTGGCGGGGGCCTTTGGTACGCATATTGACCCTAAATATGCCATGGTGCTTGGTATGATCCCCGATTGCGAGCTTGAAAATGTGAGGGCGGCAGGTAATTCGGCAGGTGCAGGTGCGCGCATGGCCTTGCTGAATAAAGGTGCTCGCGCTGAAATTGAACAGACCGTGCGCAATATCGAAAAAATCGAAACCGCGATTGAGCCCTCATTTCAGGATCATTTCGTCAAGGCGATGGCGATCCCGCACAAAAGCGATCCCTATGCCAAACTGTCGGCAATGGTTCCATTGCCTGAACGCATTCTGACAGCACAAGATGCCCCTGCGCTTGAAGGCGGCCGTCGGCGGGGTGGCCGTCGGCGTTCCAGCTAG
- a CDS encoding methyltetrahydrofolate cobalamin methyltransferase encodes MTKTLISSDKQEITIGFEAPFCVIGERINPTGRKLLAAEMAAGDYSRVIADAVAQVEAGATMLDVNAGIPMADEPAILAESIKLVQDVVDVPLAIDSSIVAALEAGLSVYKGKPLVNSVTGEEERLEVVLPLVKKYGAAVVAISNDETGISEDPNVRYEVAKMIVERAEDYGIPREDVIVDPLIMPVGAINMAGRSALDLIIRLRNELKVNTTCGASNISFGLPNRHGMNAAFLSMAAGAGMTSAIMNPLHSEEMTGIMGANVMNGNDPECRNWIKRFREPVAAGSGGRERRQTRRSRSA; translated from the coding sequence ATGACCAAAACACTTATTTCATCCGATAAACAGGAAATTACCATTGGTTTTGAGGCGCCCTTTTGCGTCATTGGCGAGCGGATCAATCCAACAGGTCGTAAATTACTAGCAGCCGAAATGGCGGCTGGTGACTATTCGCGGGTTATTGCAGATGCCGTGGCACAGGTTGAAGCTGGCGCAACGATGCTTGATGTGAATGCGGGTATCCCTATGGCTGACGAACCGGCCATTCTGGCTGAGTCAATCAAGCTGGTTCAGGATGTTGTCGATGTGCCGCTGGCGATTGATAGTTCGATTGTTGCCGCGCTTGAAGCTGGCCTATCTGTTTATAAAGGTAAGCCGTTGGTAAATTCGGTAACAGGCGAAGAAGAGCGTCTTGAAGTTGTTTTACCGCTAGTCAAGAAATATGGTGCGGCTGTTGTTGCAATTTCGAATGACGAAACCGGCATTTCCGAAGATCCGAATGTTCGTTATGAGGTTGCCAAAATGATTGTAGAGCGCGCCGAGGATTACGGTATCCCGCGCGAAGATGTCATTGTTGATCCGCTGATCATGCCGGTTGGCGCCATCAATATGGCGGGGCGTTCGGCACTAGACCTGATTATTCGGTTGCGTAATGAGCTTAAGGTGAACACAACCTGCGGGGCTTCCAACATTTCCTTTGGTTTGCCAAACCGGCATGGCATGAATGCTGCCTTTTTATCGATGGCAGCAGGTGCAGGCATGACATCGGCGATCATGAATCCGCTTCATTCTGAAGAAATGACGGGTATAATGGGTGCAAATGTTATGAATGGTAATGACCCTGAATGTCGTAATTGGATCAAGCGTTTTCGTGAACCGGTTGCCGCAGGATCTGGTGGTCGCGAACGTCGTCAGACACGTCGTAGCCGGAGTGCCTAA
- a CDS encoding methylenetetrahydrofolate reductase: MVDNKKPKISFEFFPPKSLSASFAIWETLHMLLPLHPEFVSVTYGANGSTRDLTRDMTKTIAQTWHVDVAAHLTCVDATRHAVMNVAKGYLDVGVKQIVALRGDAPGGASRFTPTPDGFADAVELVAALAKRNFDKIWVGAYPEPHPDAAYDGADIDWLKRKIDAGATGAITQFFFDSDMFLRFRDRAVKAGIDTPIVPGILPIENWEKTKLFAARCGASIPDSLAHEFDMAKRNNVEDILSVVVATDICVDLMDEGVDQFHFYTLNKPFITRDVCLALGIQPLKDNLIHANFRSDNITSDARKSA; the protein is encoded by the coding sequence ATGGTGGATAACAAAAAACCTAAAATATCATTTGAATTTTTCCCGCCAAAATCGCTGAGCGCAAGTTTTGCCATATGGGAAACCCTGCATATGCTACTTCCGTTGCATCCTGAATTTGTGTCGGTCACATATGGGGCTAATGGCAGTACGCGCGATTTGACAAGGGATATGACAAAAACGATTGCGCAGACATGGCATGTGGATGTGGCGGCACATTTAACATGCGTTGATGCCACGCGTCATGCGGTGATGAATGTTGCAAAAGGCTATCTTGACGTGGGGGTAAAACAGATCGTGGCACTTCGTGGCGATGCCCCCGGGGGTGCCAGTCGATTTACCCCCACGCCTGATGGCTTTGCAGACGCGGTTGAGCTTGTTGCCGCACTGGCAAAACGTAATTTTGACAAGATATGGGTTGGCGCTTATCCGGAACCGCATCCTGATGCCGCTTATGATGGGGCTGATATTGATTGGCTGAAACGCAAGATTGATGCAGGGGCAACAGGGGCTATTACGCAGTTCTTTTTTGACTCTGACATGTTTTTGCGATTTCGTGACCGCGCTGTTAAGGCGGGCATTGATACACCGATTGTGCCAGGTATTCTTCCCATCGAAAACTGGGAAAAGACCAAACTATTTGCTGCCCGATGTGGTGCCAGCATTCCAGATAGTCTGGCGCATGAATTTGATATGGCAAAGCGAAACAACGTAGAGGATATATTATCGGTTGTCGTGGCAACTGATATTTGTGTCGATTTAATGGATGAAGGTGTCGATCAGTTTCATTTCTACACTTTGAACAAGCCATTTATAACACGCGATGTCTGTTTGGCACTTGGTATTCAACCTTTGAAAGACAATTTGATTCATGCAAACTTCAGGTCAGACAATATTACCAGTGATGCGCGTAAATCAGCCTAA
- a CDS encoding LysR family transcriptional regulator, protein MNIELRHLRSIMAIHNTGSLQAAATQLHVTQSALSHQIKAIQDQVGVDLFIKNVKPMRLSPEGMRFLHAAEKILPEIEALKAKFTDMQDGKSGRLHIAIECHACFEWLFPVINIFREDFPDIDVDIRPGFAFRALPALHEGEIDVVISSDPETINNIEFLDLFSYAPTFIAAKSNPLAKKRYIEASDFADQVLISYPVERNKLDIFSQLLIPAKVEPKAIRQVELTAIILLLVDANKGVSVLPDWVIRSAEMSKGTVTKKITKQGLRRKLYAATRKSDLDKAFIQRFIELSRNGKAFIKPSQSGQSALIHAD, encoded by the coding sequence ATGAATATTGAATTACGTCACTTGCGAAGCATAATGGCCATTCACAATACCGGATCGCTTCAGGCGGCGGCAACGCAGTTGCATGTGACACAATCGGCATTATCGCATCAGATAAAAGCGATACAGGATCAGGTTGGTGTTGATCTGTTTATCAAGAACGTAAAACCAATGCGGCTATCGCCAGAAGGTATGCGCTTTCTTCATGCCGCCGAAAAGATACTGCCCGAGATTGAAGCTCTGAAAGCTAAATTTACAGATATGCAAGACGGAAAGTCTGGTCGGCTTCATATCGCGATTGAATGTCATGCCTGTTTTGAATGGCTGTTTCCGGTGATAAATATATTCCGCGAGGATTTCCCCGACATAGATGTAGATATTCGCCCCGGCTTTGCATTTCGCGCCCTACCCGCATTACATGAAGGTGAGATAGACGTTGTCATTTCATCGGATCCCGAGACCATCAATAATATCGAATTTCTTGATCTTTTTTCATACGCCCCTACCTTCATCGCCGCAAAAAGCAATCCGCTTGCCAAAAAACGATACATCGAAGCAAGTGATTTTGCCGATCAGGTGCTTATCAGCTATCCGGTAGAACGCAACAAACTTGATATTTTCAGTCAGCTTTTGATTCCTGCAAAGGTTGAACCAAAAGCAATAAGACAGGTCGAGCTAACCGCAATCATTTTGTTGCTGGTGGATGCCAATAAGGGGGTTTCGGTGCTTCCCGATTGGGTTATTAGATCAGCCGAAATGAGCAAAGGCACCGTCACCAAGAAGATCACGAAACAAGGCCTTAGACGTAAACTTTATGCTGCTACCCGCAAAAGCGACCTTGATAAAGCATTTATTCAGCGATTCATTGAGCTAAGCCGTAACGGCAAGGCATTCATCAAACCTAGCCAGAGCGGACAATCAGCACTTATTCATGCCGACTGA